One window from the genome of Candidatus Didemnitutus sp. encodes:
- a CDS encoding thymidine phosphorylase — translation MSKAAFFPQDIIIKKRDGAALTKDEIEFFAAGVVNGQFADYQATALLMAIFLRGMTPQETAWLTDAMMRSGDVIDLRDFPAAKVDKHSTGGVGDKVSLILAPLAAACGVLVPMMSGRGLGHTGGTLDKLEAIPGFRVQLDVPEFRAILQKVGMAMIGQTPKVVPADRKLYSLRDVTGTVECIPLICASIMSKKLAEGIDSLVLDVKFGKGAFMKKKDDALALARAMVGTGKAGGKPVRALLTAMNQPLGRCAGHTTEVIESVECLKGRGPADLMEVTYALTGHMLILAGVAQNEAEAQKKMEAAIANGSALQKFREMCIAQGGDPRVVDDYTILPTAKRIYAVTAPAGASGFVSEVDALKCGHAIMALGGGRAAVTDKVDHAVGIADLIKIGEPVAPGTRLCTLHVNDDEKAARAEALIREGIKFAATAPTQEPLVQDLIS, via the coding sequence ATGAGCAAGGCTGCGTTCTTCCCCCAAGACATCATCATCAAGAAGCGCGACGGCGCCGCGCTGACCAAAGACGAGATCGAATTCTTCGCCGCCGGCGTCGTGAACGGCCAGTTCGCCGACTACCAGGCCACGGCGCTGTTGATGGCCATTTTCCTTCGCGGCATGACGCCCCAGGAAACCGCGTGGCTGACCGACGCCATGATGCGCTCCGGCGACGTGATCGATCTCCGCGATTTCCCCGCCGCCAAGGTCGACAAGCACTCCACCGGCGGCGTCGGCGACAAGGTCTCGCTCATCCTCGCCCCGCTCGCCGCCGCCTGCGGCGTGCTCGTGCCGATGATGTCCGGCCGCGGCCTCGGCCACACCGGCGGCACGCTCGACAAGCTCGAGGCGATCCCCGGCTTCCGCGTGCAGCTCGACGTGCCGGAATTCCGCGCCATCCTCCAAAAAGTCGGCATGGCCATGATCGGCCAGACGCCGAAAGTCGTGCCCGCCGACCGCAAACTCTACTCGTTGCGCGACGTCACGGGCACCGTCGAATGCATCCCGCTGATTTGCGCCAGCATCATGTCGAAGAAACTCGCCGAAGGCATCGACTCGCTCGTGCTCGACGTGAAGTTCGGCAAGGGCGCGTTCATGAAGAAAAAGGACGACGCGCTCGCGCTCGCCCGCGCGATGGTCGGCACCGGCAAGGCCGGCGGCAAACCCGTCCGCGCGCTCCTCACCGCGATGAACCAGCCGCTCGGTCGCTGCGCCGGCCACACGACGGAGGTCATCGAATCCGTCGAATGCCTCAAGGGCCGCGGCCCGGCCGACCTGATGGAAGTCACTTACGCGCTCACCGGCCACATGCTCATCCTCGCCGGTGTCGCGCAAAACGAGGCCGAGGCGCAGAAGAAAATGGAAGCCGCCATCGCCAACGGCAGCGCGCTCCAGAAATTCCGCGAGATGTGCATCGCCCAGGGCGGCGACCCGCGCGTCGTCGACGACTACACCATTCTCCCGACGGCGAAGCGCATCTATGCTGTCACTGCGCCGGCCGGCGCGAGCGGCTTCGTCAGCGAAGTCGACGCCCTCAAGTGCGGTCACGCCATCATGGCGCTCGGCGGCGGCCGCGCCGCGGTCACCGACAAGGTCGACCACGCCGTCGGCATCGCGGACCTGATCAAGATCGGCGAACCCGTCGCGCCCGGCACGCGCCTCTGCACCTTGCACGTGAACGACGACGAGAAAGCCGCCCGCGCCGAGGCGCTCATCCGCGAAGGCATCAAGTTCGCGGCCACCGCGCCGACGCAGGAGCCGCTGGTGCAGGACCTGATTTCCTGA
- a CDS encoding protein kinase, whose translation MRNREHEIFGIACELQGSQRAAFVEETCGEDGTLRARVEALLAAADAAGTFLGGDEVEIGEGPGTRIGPYVLEEKLGEGGFGVVYRAEQEQPMRRSVALKIIKLGMDTRAVVARFEAERQALALMDHPHIARVFDGGATPSGRPYFVMELVSGRPITTFCREERLGLRARLGIFLQVCRAVQHAHQKGIIHRDLKPSNMLVSRDGQHFVAKVIDFGIAKAAGGRGVEPTSFTRLNLFVGTPAYMSPEQLYGASGGIDTRSDVFSLGAVLHELLVGLPPFDPPPLPDGSTAPLQHLLRRPAPVPPSQRFRALGDAARLRLAAARNLSPAKLAAELHGDLDQIVLKSLETDRAHRYDSAEDLARDILNFMRDEPVSAQAPTMAYRCAKFVRRHTSAVLAVLAGFAVLGSLTGYYAHRIAAERDRARLSAQRAARVSGLLTGLLAAPDPFRAPTKGDPMAGLFASTVEQAKRELADEPALRLQVLAAVGRVYLRLGNHREARAALTEALATGVRDENYTDALVQMGVLAREEMDFGPAKDYLTEALSRHRAVPNADPLALTLILIELGRVQLALDEFETAAETFRALLEIHRKFGGEENDVAVTCFCLSQALWYQGQLAEAHAYGMRGYEITRRVLGGAHPNTALSLAGLALTERELGDFAAADRRYAEALPILRQALGSQWRTARLMGQIAGLRSREGRLDEADALLREAQGMAQANAEDARILEPDLKIEAGRVQVLRHAGAAAEPLLRDALVLLRRSYPEGSWRVCAVKSLLGSALTDLGRYAEAETLLKEAERGLPVIAGPCGNETAPNRERLARLYAAWGKTDLAARYAPPSQ comes from the coding sequence ATGCGCAATCGCGAACACGAAATTTTCGGAATCGCCTGCGAACTTCAGGGATCGCAACGCGCCGCGTTTGTCGAGGAGACGTGCGGCGAGGACGGCACGCTGCGGGCGCGCGTGGAAGCGCTGCTGGCGGCGGCCGATGCGGCCGGCACCTTCCTGGGTGGGGACGAAGTGGAAATCGGCGAGGGCCCCGGAACGAGGATCGGACCCTACGTGTTGGAGGAGAAGCTCGGCGAAGGCGGCTTCGGCGTCGTCTACCGGGCCGAGCAGGAACAGCCGATGCGGCGCAGCGTGGCGCTCAAAATCATCAAGCTGGGCATGGACACGCGGGCGGTGGTGGCACGCTTTGAGGCGGAGCGGCAGGCGCTGGCCTTGATGGACCACCCGCACATCGCGCGCGTGTTCGACGGTGGCGCGACGCCGTCGGGCCGGCCGTATTTCGTGATGGAGCTGGTCAGCGGCCGGCCGATCACGACGTTCTGTCGCGAAGAGCGACTCGGTCTGCGCGCGCGGCTGGGGATTTTCCTGCAGGTCTGCCGCGCGGTGCAGCACGCGCACCAGAAGGGCATCATCCATCGCGACCTGAAGCCCTCGAACATGCTCGTCAGCCGCGACGGCCAGCATTTCGTCGCGAAAGTGATCGATTTCGGCATCGCCAAAGCCGCGGGCGGGCGCGGCGTCGAGCCCACTTCGTTCACCCGGCTCAACCTCTTCGTCGGCACGCCGGCCTACATGAGTCCGGAGCAGCTCTACGGCGCCAGCGGCGGCATCGATACGCGCAGCGACGTCTTCAGCCTCGGGGCCGTGCTCCACGAATTGCTGGTGGGGTTGCCGCCGTTCGATCCACCACCGCTGCCCGACGGCAGCACGGCGCCGCTGCAACATCTGCTCCGGCGTCCGGCACCGGTGCCGCCCTCGCAGCGCTTTCGCGCACTCGGCGATGCGGCGCGCCTCCGCCTGGCCGCCGCCCGCAACCTCTCGCCGGCGAAACTCGCCGCCGAACTGCACGGCGATCTCGACCAGATCGTGCTCAAGTCTCTCGAGACCGACCGGGCGCACCGCTACGACAGCGCGGAGGATTTGGCCCGGGATATCCTGAACTTCATGCGCGACGAGCCGGTGAGCGCGCAAGCCCCCACGATGGCCTACCGCTGCGCGAAGTTCGTGCGCCGGCACACCTCGGCGGTGCTCGCGGTGCTCGCTGGCTTCGCGGTGCTCGGGTCCCTCACCGGATACTACGCCCATCGTATCGCCGCCGAGCGCGACCGCGCGCGCTTGTCGGCGCAACGCGCCGCGCGCGTCAGCGGGCTGCTGACCGGCCTGCTCGCCGCGCCCGACCCGTTCCGGGCGCCGACCAAGGGCGACCCGATGGCCGGATTGTTTGCGAGCACGGTGGAACAGGCGAAACGCGAGCTGGCGGACGAGCCGGCGCTGCGCCTCCAGGTGCTCGCTGCGGTCGGGCGCGTCTACCTCCGGCTGGGCAATCATCGGGAGGCGCGCGCCGCGTTGACCGAGGCGCTCGCCACCGGCGTGCGCGACGAGAACTACACCGACGCTCTCGTGCAGATGGGCGTGCTCGCCCGGGAGGAAATGGATTTCGGCCCGGCGAAAGACTATCTCACCGAAGCACTCAGTCGCCATCGCGCCGTTCCCAACGCGGACCCGCTAGCTCTCACGTTGATCCTGATCGAACTCGGCCGTGTGCAGCTGGCACTCGACGAGTTCGAGACCGCGGCGGAAACGTTTCGCGCCTTGCTGGAGATTCATCGCAAGTTCGGCGGCGAGGAAAACGATGTGGCGGTTACCTGCTTCTGTCTCTCGCAGGCGCTTTGGTATCAGGGCCAACTCGCAGAGGCGCATGCCTACGGGATGCGAGGCTACGAAATCACCCGTCGCGTATTGGGCGGCGCGCATCCGAACACTGCTTTGTCGCTGGCCGGCCTCGCGCTGACCGAGCGCGAGTTGGGCGACTTCGCCGCCGCGGATCGGCGCTATGCGGAAGCGCTGCCGATTCTCCGTCAGGCCCTCGGTTCCCAGTGGCGCACGGCGCGGCTGATGGGGCAGATCGCCGGTCTGCGCTCGCGTGAAGGGCGTCTGGACGAGGCGGACGCGCTGCTGCGGGAAGCGCAGGGCATGGCGCAGGCGAACGCCGAGGATGCCCGCATCCTCGAACCGGATCTGAAAATCGAGGCCGGGCGCGTGCAGGTTTTGCGGCACGCCGGCGCGGCGGCGGAACCGCTGCTGCGTGACGCCTTGGTGCTCTTGCGGCGCTCTTATCCCGAAGGCAGTTGGCGCGTCTGCGCGGTCAAGAGCTTGCTCGGCTCGGCGCTGACCGATCTCGGACGTTACGCCGAGGCGGAGACCTTGTTGAAAGAGGCGGAACGCGGACTGCCGGTCATCGCCGGGCCGTGCGGAAACGAGACGGCCCCGAATCGCGAGCGCCTCGCACGCCTGTATGCCGCCTGGGGCAAGACCGACCTCGCCGCGCGCTACGCGCCGCCGTCGCAATAG
- a CDS encoding serine/threonine protein kinase has product MPSREKELFAAALDLPPAERSGYLAGACGGDEVLRVRVEGLLAAAESAGDFLGGDEVDVGEQIGTRIGPYVLAEKIGEGGFGVVYRAEQEQPMRRSVALKILKLGMDTRAVVARFEAERQALALMNHPNIARVFDGGATPAGRPYFVMELVSGRPITTFCREERLGLRARLGIFLQVCRAVQHAHQKGIIHRDLKPSNMLVGREGDHFTTKVIDFGIAKAARADGDPRTQYTRLNLFVGTPDYMSPEQLDGATGDIDTRSDVFSLGAVLYELLTGAPPFDPRSLRDGSTPPMQHLLKRTEPQAPSQRLRALGDAARSRAAAERGLAPERLVAELKGDLDQIVLKCLEPARSRRYDSVENLARDVDNFLCCEPVSARPATLRYRAGKFTRRHALAVAISGGALLALGAVVGFYTYRLAAERDLAKNAARRAEGVSALLIAQLDSSDPYHVPKPDEQAELLARVRTDLAADPAARLDILSSVGRVLLRRGQHTPAQAVLEEAVAAGREVGHPLPYFGQALNDLGVLHRERADFGTARRFLEEAVRVRHQLLAEVGPNDEAVSLVELGRTCIAVDEFERAESLYQRALHLRRLAYGSEHREVATNLDDVAEVEWLLGHVDNAAILARQSHEMFGRTVGKEHPNFSTSEVFLARVCADAGDLAGAEEMARDAMVRLRRVLGPRHWRTVRAGGFLGVVWRLQNRLDEAEQAARDTVGQLRDLPAVDPTLLAQAECELAHVLLQRADGRGAEPLLRAALARQEKAYPAASWRLAVTQSLLAEALLQQRRWAEAEPLLLAAHAILPDIAGPRGGETKATRERLVRLYQGMGKPELATPFAPRQS; this is encoded by the coding sequence ATGCCCAGCCGGGAAAAAGAGCTCTTTGCCGCCGCCTTGGACCTGCCGCCTGCCGAGCGGAGCGGGTATTTGGCCGGGGCGTGCGGCGGGGACGAGGTGTTGAGGGTGCGGGTGGAGGGTTTGCTGGCTGCCGCGGAGTCGGCGGGCGATTTTCTGGGCGGCGACGAAGTGGACGTCGGCGAGCAGATCGGCACGCGCATCGGTCCCTACGTGCTCGCGGAGAAGATCGGCGAAGGCGGCTTCGGCGTCGTCTACCGGGCCGAGCAGGAGCAGCCGATGCGCCGGAGCGTGGCGTTGAAGATCCTGAAGCTCGGTATGGACACGCGGGCCGTGGTCGCGCGTTTCGAGGCGGAGCGACAGGCGCTCGCGCTGATGAACCACCCGAACATCGCGCGCGTGTTCGACGGCGGCGCGACACCGGCAGGCCGGCCGTATTTCGTGATGGAGTTGGTCAGCGGCCGGCCGATCACGACGTTCTGCCGCGAAGAACGACTCGGCCTGCGCGCGCGCCTGGGGATTTTCCTGCAAGTGTGCCGCGCGGTGCAGCACGCGCATCAAAAAGGCATCATCCATCGCGACCTGAAGCCCTCGAACATGCTCGTCGGTCGCGAAGGCGACCACTTCACCACGAAGGTGATCGACTTCGGCATCGCGAAAGCCGCACGCGCCGACGGCGACCCGCGCACGCAGTATACGCGGCTCAACCTCTTCGTCGGCACGCCCGACTACATGAGCCCCGAGCAGCTCGACGGCGCGACCGGCGACATCGACACGCGCAGCGACGTGTTCAGTTTGGGCGCGGTCCTCTACGAATTGTTGACGGGAGCGCCGCCGTTCGATCCGCGGTCGCTACGGGACGGGAGCACGCCGCCGATGCAGCACCTGCTGAAACGGACGGAGCCGCAGGCACCCTCGCAGCGGCTGCGCGCGCTGGGCGATGCGGCGCGGAGCCGGGCGGCGGCGGAGCGCGGGCTGGCTCCGGAGCGGTTGGTGGCGGAACTCAAAGGCGACCTCGACCAGATCGTGCTCAAATGCCTCGAGCCGGCGCGGAGCCGCCGCTACGACAGCGTGGAGAATCTGGCGCGCGACGTGGACAACTTCCTGTGTTGCGAGCCGGTGAGCGCGCGGCCGGCGACGCTGAGGTATCGCGCGGGCAAGTTCACGCGGCGCCACGCGCTGGCCGTGGCGATCAGCGGCGGGGCGTTGCTCGCGCTCGGGGCGGTCGTCGGTTTCTACACCTACCGCCTCGCCGCGGAGCGCGACCTCGCCAAAAACGCCGCGCGGCGCGCGGAGGGTGTGAGCGCGTTGCTCATCGCGCAGCTGGACTCCTCCGACCCCTACCATGTGCCGAAGCCGGACGAGCAGGCCGAGTTGCTGGCCCGGGTGCGGACCGATCTCGCGGCCGATCCAGCCGCACGCCTCGACATCCTCAGTTCCGTGGGTCGCGTGCTCTTGCGCCGCGGGCAGCACACGCCGGCGCAAGCCGTGCTCGAAGAGGCGGTGGCGGCTGGGCGCGAGGTCGGACATCCCTTGCCCTATTTCGGACAAGCCTTGAACGACCTCGGTGTGCTCCATCGCGAGCGTGCCGACTTCGGGACCGCGCGCCGCTTTCTCGAGGAAGCGGTGCGCGTGCGCCATCAACTCCTCGCGGAAGTGGGACCCAACGACGAAGCGGTCTCCTTGGTGGAGCTCGGGCGCACCTGCATCGCCGTCGACGAATTCGAACGCGCCGAGTCGCTCTACCAGCGCGCACTGCACCTGCGCCGGCTCGCCTACGGGAGCGAGCATCGCGAAGTTGCCACGAACCTCGACGACGTGGCCGAAGTCGAGTGGCTCCTCGGGCACGTGGACAACGCAGCGATCTTGGCGCGCCAGAGCCACGAGATGTTCGGGCGCACGGTGGGGAAGGAGCATCCGAATTTCTCCACCAGCGAGGTTTTCCTGGCGCGGGTCTGCGCGGACGCCGGCGATCTCGCAGGTGCCGAGGAGATGGCGCGCGATGCGATGGTGCGGCTCCGTCGAGTGCTTGGCCCGCGGCACTGGCGAACGGTGCGGGCCGGCGGATTTCTCGGCGTTGTCTGGCGCCTGCAAAATCGTCTCGATGAAGCGGAGCAGGCCGCCCGCGACACGGTCGGGCAACTGCGAGATCTTCCCGCCGTCGATCCGACCTTGCTCGCGCAAGCCGAATGCGAACTCGCGCACGTGCTCCTCCAGCGGGCTGACGGTCGCGGCGCGGAGCCGTTGCTGCGCGCCGCACTGGCCCGACAGGAGAAGGCGTATCCGGCAGCGAGTTGGCGCCTGGCCGTGACCCAAAGCCTGCTCGCCGAAGCGCTCCTCCAGCAGCGCCGCTGGGCCGAAGCCGAGCCGCTGCTCCTCGCTGCGCACGCGATCCTGCCCGACATCGCCGGCCCGCGCGGCGGGGAAACCAAGGCCACCCGCGAGCGCCTCGTCCGTCTTTACCAAGGCATGGGCAAACCGGAGCTCGCCACGCCGTTCGCTCCGCGCCAGTCCTGA
- a CDS encoding serine/threonine protein kinase, with product MLNRERQIFDEALELPAAARADFLAHACNDDRALRARVESLLEAADTAGGFLGGDESDVGEQIGTRIGPYVLVEKIGEGGFGVVYRAEQEQPMRRSVALKILKLGMDTRAVVARFEAERQALALMNHPNIARVFDGGATPAGRPYFVMELVSGRPITTFCREERLGLRARLGIFLQVCRAVQHAHQKGIIHRDLKPSNMLVGREGDHFTTKVIDFGIAKAARADGDPRTQYTRLNLFVGTPDYMSPEQLDGATGDVDTRSDVFALGAVLYDLLVGVPPFDVRLNWDGSTPPMQRLLRRPDPLAPSQRLRAFDVTERDRRAAERGQTAARLAADLKGDLDQIVLKCLESDRNRRYDSAEDLARDVENYLRDEPVTARPATLRYRCRKFVRRNTAAVAVTSAAVLVLAGVVGFYTFRLARERNLAQRASKRSAAVSELLMLQLGANDPQKIFGPKERDEAIANVQRDFADDPAMQVEILGTTARTIMRGGKRSEAETLLQRALLASRDLPAPTPALARALGDMAIIYRERGDFMRAIVCLERSLKVDHELGPVDGLDSLANTYMELGRNYMALEQVEHAEVNFRRALELRHVQYGAEHGQISTVLGDIADVEWHLGKLAEADRDLRLASDMFRRLVTAEHPNIASSYVAIGRVRLDMGDFASAEKYFNDAIVLDTRLLGPKDWRVASARGRLGATWCREGRLDDAERELRTALAIMSEDPTNNPTHIAVTQLELARVLLLRGGMAAEAEKLLRSALEIQRRRYPPEGWRVASTKSLLAEALLQQRRWAEAEPLLLAAHAILPDIAGPRGWETKATRERLARLYEATGETEKARLYRPSSP from the coding sequence ATGCTCAATCGCGAGCGGCAGATCTTCGACGAAGCCCTGGAATTGCCGGCCGCCGCGCGCGCCGATTTCCTCGCGCATGCCTGCAACGACGACCGCGCGCTGCGCGCCCGCGTCGAGTCCCTGCTCGAAGCCGCGGACACGGCCGGCGGTTTTCTGGGCGGCGACGAGTCCGACGTCGGCGAGCAGATCGGCACGCGCATCGGCCCCTACGTGCTCGTGGAGAAGATCGGCGAAGGCGGTTTCGGCGTCGTCTACCGCGCGGAGCAGGAACAGCCGATGCGCCGCAGCGTGGCGTTGAAGATCCTGAAGCTCGGCATGGACACGCGGGCGGTGGTCGCGCGTTTCGAGGCGGAGCGACAGGCGCTCGCGCTGATGAACCACCCGAACATTGCGCGCGTGTTCGACGGCGGCGCGACACCGGCGGGCCGGCCGTATTTCGTGATGGAGTTGGTCAGCGGCCGGCCGATCACGACGTTCTGCCGCGAAGAACGTCTCGGCCTGCGCGCGCGCCTGGGGATTTTCCTGCAAGTGTGCCGCGCGGTGCAGCACGCGCATCAAAAAGGCATCATCCATCGCGACCTGAAACCCTCGAACATGCTCGTCGGTCGCGAAGGCGACCACTTCACCACGAAGGTGATCGACTTCGGCATCGCGAAAGCCGCACGCGCCGACGGCGACCCGCGCACGCAGTATACGCGGCTCAACCTCTTCGTCGGCACGCCCGACTACATGAGCCCCGAGCAGCTCGACGGCGCGACCGGCGACGTCGACACGCGCAGCGACGTGTTCGCCTTGGGCGCCGTCCTCTACGATTTGCTCGTCGGTGTGCCGCCGTTCGATGTGCGGCTGAACTGGGACGGGAGCACCCCGCCGATGCAACGCCTGCTCCGCCGTCCCGATCCACTCGCGCCTTCCCAACGCCTCCGAGCCTTCGATGTCACCGAGCGCGACCGCCGCGCCGCCGAACGAGGCCAGACCGCGGCGCGCCTCGCAGCCGACCTGAAGGGCGACCTCGATCAGATCGTGCTCAAGTGCCTCGAGTCCGACCGGAACCGCCGCTACGACAGCGCCGAGGACCTCGCGCGCGATGTGGAAAATTACCTGCGCGACGAACCGGTCACCGCGCGCCCGGCCACATTGCGCTATCGCTGCCGCAAATTCGTCCGCCGCAACACCGCGGCCGTGGCGGTGACCTCCGCCGCGGTCCTGGTTCTCGCTGGCGTCGTCGGTTTCTACACCTTCCGCCTCGCCCGCGAACGCAACCTCGCCCAGCGCGCCAGCAAGCGCTCCGCCGCCGTGAGCGAGCTGCTCATGCTCCAACTCGGCGCCAACGATCCGCAGAAGATCTTCGGGCCGAAGGAGCGGGACGAAGCCATCGCCAACGTGCAGCGCGACTTTGCCGACGACCCGGCCATGCAGGTCGAAATCCTCGGCACCACCGCGCGCACCATCATGCGCGGCGGCAAGCGCAGCGAGGCCGAGACCTTGTTGCAGCGCGCCCTTCTGGCCTCGCGCGATCTGCCCGCGCCCACGCCGGCACTCGCCCGGGCGCTGGGGGATATGGCGATTATCTACCGCGAACGCGGCGACTTCATGCGCGCCATTGTCTGCCTCGAACGCTCGCTGAAGGTCGACCACGAACTCGGCCCGGTCGACGGGCTCGACAGCCTGGCCAACACCTACATGGAGCTCGGGCGAAACTACATGGCGCTCGAGCAAGTCGAACACGCCGAGGTGAACTTCCGCCGGGCGCTGGAATTGCGCCACGTGCAATACGGTGCGGAGCACGGGCAGATTTCGACCGTCCTCGGCGACATCGCCGACGTCGAATGGCATCTCGGCAAACTCGCCGAGGCCGATCGCGATTTGCGCCTCGCCTCGGATATGTTCCGGCGCCTCGTCACCGCGGAGCATCCGAACATCGCCTCCAGTTACGTGGCGATCGGCCGGGTCCGCCTCGACATGGGCGATTTCGCCAGTGCGGAGAAATACTTCAACGACGCCATCGTCCTCGATACGCGTCTGCTCGGCCCGAAGGACTGGCGCGTCGCCTCCGCGCGCGGCCGCCTCGGCGCCACCTGGTGCCGCGAGGGGCGGCTCGACGACGCCGAACGCGAGTTGCGCACCGCGCTCGCGATCATGAGCGAGGACCCCACCAACAATCCGACGCACATCGCCGTCACTCAACTCGAGCTGGCCCGCGTGCTCCTGCTCCGCGGCGGCATGGCCGCCGAGGCCGAGAAGCTCCTCCGCTCCGCGCTCGAGATCCAGCGCCGCCGCTATCCGCCGGAAGGCTGGCGCGTGGCGAGCACGAAGAGCTTGCTCGCCGAAGCGCTCCTCCAGCAACGCCGCTGGGCCGAAGCCGAGCCGCTGCTCCTCGCCGCGCACGCGATCCTGCCTGACATCGCCGGTCCGCGCGGCTGGGAAACCAAGGCCACCCGCGAGCGCCTCGCCCGCCTCTATGAGGCGACCGGGGAGACGGAAAAGGCGCGACTCTACCGTCCGTCCTCACCCTGA